In a single window of the Lagenorhynchus albirostris chromosome 19, mLagAlb1.1, whole genome shotgun sequence genome:
- the AP2A1 gene encoding AP-2 complex subunit alpha-1 isoform X3, whose protein sequence is MPAVSKGDGMRGLAVFISDIRNCKSKEAEIKRINKELANIRSKFKGDKALDGYSKKKYVCKLLFIFLLGHDIDFGHMEAVNLLSSNKYTEKQIGYLFISVLVNSNSELIRLINNAIKNDLASRNPTFMCLALHCIANVGSREMGEAFAADIPRILVAGDSMDSVKQSAALCLLRLYKASPDLVPMGEWTARVVHLLNDQHMGVVTAAVSLITCLCKKNPDDFKTCISLAVSRLSRIVSSASTDLQDYTYYFVPAPWLSVKLLRLLQCYPPPEDAAVKGRLVECLETVLNKAQEPPKSKKVQHSNAKNAILFETISLIIHYDSEPNLLVRACNQLGQFLQHRETNLRYLALESMCTLASSEFSHEAVKTHIDTVINALKTERDVSVRQRAADLLYAMCDRSNAKQIVSEMLRYLETADYAIREEIVLKVAILAEKYAVDYSWYVDTILNLIRIAGDYVSEEVWYRVLQIVTNRDDVQGYAAKTVFEALQAPACHENMVKVGGYILGEFGNLIAGDPRSSPPVQFSLLHSKFHLCSVATRALLLSTYIKFINLFPETKATIQGVLRAGSQLRNADVELQQRAVEYLTLSSVASTDVLATVLEEMPPFPERESSILAKLKRKKGPGAGSALDDGRREPSSHDINGGVEPTPSTVSTPSPSADLLGLRAAPPPAAPPAPSGAGNLLVDVFSDGPAAQPSLGPTPEEAFLSELEPPAPESPMALLADPAPAADPGPEDIGPPIPEADELLNKFVCRNNGVLFENQLLQIGVKSEFRQNLGRMYLFYGNKTSVQFQNFSPTVVHPGDGRAQLAVQTKRVASQVDGGAQVQQVLNIECLRDFLTPPLLSVRFRYGGAPQSLTLKLPVTINKFFQPTEMAAQDFFQRWKQLSLPQQEAQKIFKANHPMDAEVTKAKLLGFGSALLDNVDPNPENFVGAGIIQTKALQVGCLLRLEPNAQAQMYRLTLRTSKEPVSRHLCELLAQQF, encoded by the exons ATGCCGGCCGTGTCCAAGGGCGATGGGATGCGGGGGCTCGCCGTGTTCATCTCCGACATCCGGAACT GTAAGAGCAAGGAGGCGGAGATTAAGAGAATCAACAAGGAACTGGCCAACATCCGCTCCAAGTTCAAGG GGGACAAAGCCTTGGACGGCTACAGCAAGAAAAAGTATGTGTGTAAACTGCTCTTCATTTTCCTGCTCGGCCACGACATCGACTTTGGGCACATGGAGGCCGTGAACCTGCTGAGCTCCAACAAGTACACGGAGAAGCAGATA GGTTACCTGTTCATCTCGGTGCTGGTGAACTCCAACTCGGAGCTGATCCGGCTCATCAACAACGCCATCAAGAACGACCTGGCCAGCCGCAACCCCACCTTCATGTGCCTGGCCCTGCACTGCATCGCCAACGTGGGCAGCCGTGAGATGGGCGAGGCCTTTGCCGCTGACATCCCTCGCATCTTGGTGGCTGG GGACAGCATGGACAGTGTGAAGCAGAGTGCAGCCCTGTGCCTGCTGCGGCTCTACAAGGCCTCACCCGACCTGGTGCCCATGGGCGAGTGGACGGCCCGCGTGGTGCACCTGCTCAACGACCAGCACATG GGCGTGGTCACAGCCGCTGTCAGCCTCATCACTTGTCTCTGCAAGAAGAACCCGGATGACTTCAAGACATGCATCTCCCTGGCTGTGTCTCGCCTGAGCCGG atCGTCTCCTCGGCCTCTACCGACCTCCAGGACTACACCTACTACTTCGTCCCGGCGCCCTGGCTCTCGGTGAAGCTCCTGCGGCTGCTGCAGTGCTACCCCCCGCCAG AGGACGCGGCCGTGAAGGGGCGGCTGGTGGAGTGTCTGGAGACCGTGCTCAACAAGGCCCAGGAGCCGCCCAAGTCGAAGAAGGTCCAGCACTCCAACGCCAAGAATGCCATCCTCTTTGAGACCATCAGCCTCATCATCCACTACGACAG TGAGCCCAACCTCCTGGTCCGGGCCTGTAACCAGCTAGGCCAGTTCCTGCAGCACCGGGAGACCAACCTGCGCTACCTGGCCCTGGAGAGCATGTGCACACTGGCCAGCTCCGAGTTCTCCCACGAGGCGGTCAAGACCCACATTGACACCGTCATCAACGCCCTCAAG ACGGAGCGGGACGTCAGCGTGCGACAGCGGGCGGCCGACCTCCTCTATGCCATGTGCGACCGGAGCAATGCCAAGCAGATTGTGTCAGAGATGCTGCGGTACCTGGAGACGGCCGACTACGCCATCCGCGAAGAGATC GTCCTAAAGGTGGCCATCCTGGCTGAGAAGTACGCCGTGGACTACAGCTGGTACGTGGACACCATCCTCAACCTCATCCGCATCGCGGGCGACTACGTGAGCGAGGAGGTGTGGTACCGCGTGCTACAGATTGTCACCAACCGTGACGACGTCCAGGGCTACGCTGCCAAGACCGTCTTCGAG GCGCTCCAGGCCCCCGCCTGCCATGAGAACATGGTGAAAGTTGGCGGCTACATCCTTGGGGAGTTTGGGAACCTGATTGCTGGGGACCCTCGCTCCAG cCCCCCAGTGCAGTTCTCCCTGCTGCACTCCAAGTTCCACCTGTGCAGCGTGGCCACCCGGGCCCTGCTGCTGTCCACCTACATCAAGTTCATCAACCTCTTCCCGGAGACCAAGGCCACCATCCAGGGTGTCCTGCGGGCCGGCTCCCAGCTGCGCAACGCCGACGTGGAGCTGCAGCAGCGCGCCGTCGAGTACCTCACCCTTAGCTCGGTGGCCAGCACGGACGTCCTG GCCACGGTGCTGGAGGAGATGCCACCCTTCCCCGAGCGAGAGTCGTCCATCCTGGCCAAGCTGAAACGCAAGAAAGGGCCAGGGGCCGGCAGTGCCCTGGATGATGGCCGGAGGGAGCCCAGCAGCCACGACATCAATGGGGGTGTGGAGCCCACCCCCAGCACCGTG TCCACGCCCTCACCCTCCGCCGACCTCCTGGGGCTGcgggcagcccctcccccagcggcACCCCCAGCTCCCTCGGGTGCGGGCAACCTCCTGGTGGACGTATTCTCCGACGGCCCGGCCGCCCAGCCTAGCTTGGGGCCCACCCCCGAGGAGGCCTTCCTCAG CGAGCTGGAGCCGCCTGCCCCTGAGAGCCCCATGGCTTTGCTGGCTGATCCAGCTCCAGCTGCTGA CCCAGGTCCTGAGGACATTGGCCCGCCCATCCCGGAAGCCGATGAGCTGCTGAATAA GTTCGTGTGCAGGAACAACGGGGTCCTGTTTGAGAACCAGCTGCTGCAGATTGGAGTCAAGTCAGAGTTCCGGCAGAACTTGG GGCGCATGTATCTCTTCTATGGCAACAAGACTTCAGTGCAGTTCCAGAACTTCTCTCCCACCGTGGTCCACCCTGGAGAC GGGCGGGCACAGCTGGCCGTGCAGACCAAGCGGGTGGCCTCGCAGGTGGACGGTGGGGCACAGgtacagcaggtgctcaacatCGAGTGTCTGCGGGACTTCCTGACGCCCCCCCTCCTGTCCGTGCGCTTCCG GTACGGGGGCGCCCCCCAATCCCTCACCCTGAAGCTCCCGGTGACCATCAACAAGTTCTTCCAGCCGACGGAGATGGCGGCCCAGGACTTCTTCCAGCGTTGGaagcagctgagcct
- the AP2A1 gene encoding AP-2 complex subunit alpha-1 isoform X4, protein MPAVSKGDGMRGLAVFISDIRNCKSKEAEIKRINKELANIRSKFKGDKALDGYSKKKYVCKLLFIFLLGHDIDFGHMEAVNLLSSNKYTEKQIGYLFISVLVNSNSELIRLINNAIKNDLASRNPTFMCLALHCIANVGSREMGEAFAADIPRILVAGDSMDSVKQSAALCLLRLYKASPDLVPMGEWTARVVHLLNDQHMGVVTAAVSLITCLCKKNPDDFKTCISLAVSRLSRIVSSASTDLQDYTYYFVPAPWLSVKLLRLLQCYPPPEDAAVKGRLVECLETVLNKAQEPPKSKKVQHSNAKNAILFETISLIIHYDSEPNLLVRACNQLGQFLQHRETNLRYLALESMCTLASSEFSHEAVKTHIDTVINALKTERDVSVRQRAADLLYAMCDRSNAKQIVSEMLRYLETADYAIREEIVLKVAILAEKYAVDYSWYVDTILNLIRIAGDYVSEEVWYRVLQIVTNRDDVQGYAAKTVFEALQAPACHENMVKVGGYILGEFGNLIAGDPRSSPPVQFSLLHSKFHLCSVATRALLLSTYIKFINLFPETKATIQGVLRAGSQLRNADVELQQRAVEYLTLSSVASTDVLATVLEEMPPFPERESSILAKLKRKKGPGAGSALDDGRREPSSHDINGGVEPTPSTVSTPSPSADLLGLRAAPPPAAPPAPSGAGNLLVDVFSDGPAAQPSLGPTPEEAFLSPGPEDIGPPIPEADELLNKFVCRNNGVLFENQLLQIGVKSEFRQNLGRMYLFYGNKTSVQFQNFSPTVVHPGDGRAQLAVQTKRVASQVDGGAQVQQVLNIECLRDFLTPPLLSVRFRYGGAPQSLTLKLPVTINKFFQPTEMAAQDFFQRWKQLSLPQQEAQKIFKANHPMDAEVTKAKLLGFGSALLDNVDPNPENFVGAGIIQTKALQVGCLLRLEPNAQAQMYRLTLRTSKEPVSRHLCELLAQQF, encoded by the exons ATGCCGGCCGTGTCCAAGGGCGATGGGATGCGGGGGCTCGCCGTGTTCATCTCCGACATCCGGAACT GTAAGAGCAAGGAGGCGGAGATTAAGAGAATCAACAAGGAACTGGCCAACATCCGCTCCAAGTTCAAGG GGGACAAAGCCTTGGACGGCTACAGCAAGAAAAAGTATGTGTGTAAACTGCTCTTCATTTTCCTGCTCGGCCACGACATCGACTTTGGGCACATGGAGGCCGTGAACCTGCTGAGCTCCAACAAGTACACGGAGAAGCAGATA GGTTACCTGTTCATCTCGGTGCTGGTGAACTCCAACTCGGAGCTGATCCGGCTCATCAACAACGCCATCAAGAACGACCTGGCCAGCCGCAACCCCACCTTCATGTGCCTGGCCCTGCACTGCATCGCCAACGTGGGCAGCCGTGAGATGGGCGAGGCCTTTGCCGCTGACATCCCTCGCATCTTGGTGGCTGG GGACAGCATGGACAGTGTGAAGCAGAGTGCAGCCCTGTGCCTGCTGCGGCTCTACAAGGCCTCACCCGACCTGGTGCCCATGGGCGAGTGGACGGCCCGCGTGGTGCACCTGCTCAACGACCAGCACATG GGCGTGGTCACAGCCGCTGTCAGCCTCATCACTTGTCTCTGCAAGAAGAACCCGGATGACTTCAAGACATGCATCTCCCTGGCTGTGTCTCGCCTGAGCCGG atCGTCTCCTCGGCCTCTACCGACCTCCAGGACTACACCTACTACTTCGTCCCGGCGCCCTGGCTCTCGGTGAAGCTCCTGCGGCTGCTGCAGTGCTACCCCCCGCCAG AGGACGCGGCCGTGAAGGGGCGGCTGGTGGAGTGTCTGGAGACCGTGCTCAACAAGGCCCAGGAGCCGCCCAAGTCGAAGAAGGTCCAGCACTCCAACGCCAAGAATGCCATCCTCTTTGAGACCATCAGCCTCATCATCCACTACGACAG TGAGCCCAACCTCCTGGTCCGGGCCTGTAACCAGCTAGGCCAGTTCCTGCAGCACCGGGAGACCAACCTGCGCTACCTGGCCCTGGAGAGCATGTGCACACTGGCCAGCTCCGAGTTCTCCCACGAGGCGGTCAAGACCCACATTGACACCGTCATCAACGCCCTCAAG ACGGAGCGGGACGTCAGCGTGCGACAGCGGGCGGCCGACCTCCTCTATGCCATGTGCGACCGGAGCAATGCCAAGCAGATTGTGTCAGAGATGCTGCGGTACCTGGAGACGGCCGACTACGCCATCCGCGAAGAGATC GTCCTAAAGGTGGCCATCCTGGCTGAGAAGTACGCCGTGGACTACAGCTGGTACGTGGACACCATCCTCAACCTCATCCGCATCGCGGGCGACTACGTGAGCGAGGAGGTGTGGTACCGCGTGCTACAGATTGTCACCAACCGTGACGACGTCCAGGGCTACGCTGCCAAGACCGTCTTCGAG GCGCTCCAGGCCCCCGCCTGCCATGAGAACATGGTGAAAGTTGGCGGCTACATCCTTGGGGAGTTTGGGAACCTGATTGCTGGGGACCCTCGCTCCAG cCCCCCAGTGCAGTTCTCCCTGCTGCACTCCAAGTTCCACCTGTGCAGCGTGGCCACCCGGGCCCTGCTGCTGTCCACCTACATCAAGTTCATCAACCTCTTCCCGGAGACCAAGGCCACCATCCAGGGTGTCCTGCGGGCCGGCTCCCAGCTGCGCAACGCCGACGTGGAGCTGCAGCAGCGCGCCGTCGAGTACCTCACCCTTAGCTCGGTGGCCAGCACGGACGTCCTG GCCACGGTGCTGGAGGAGATGCCACCCTTCCCCGAGCGAGAGTCGTCCATCCTGGCCAAGCTGAAACGCAAGAAAGGGCCAGGGGCCGGCAGTGCCCTGGATGATGGCCGGAGGGAGCCCAGCAGCCACGACATCAATGGGGGTGTGGAGCCCACCCCCAGCACCGTG TCCACGCCCTCACCCTCCGCCGACCTCCTGGGGCTGcgggcagcccctcccccagcggcACCCCCAGCTCCCTCGGGTGCGGGCAACCTCCTGGTGGACGTATTCTCCGACGGCCCGGCCGCCCAGCCTAGCTTGGGGCCCACCCCCGAGGAGGCCTTCCTCAG CCCAGGTCCTGAGGACATTGGCCCGCCCATCCCGGAAGCCGATGAGCTGCTGAATAA GTTCGTGTGCAGGAACAACGGGGTCCTGTTTGAGAACCAGCTGCTGCAGATTGGAGTCAAGTCAGAGTTCCGGCAGAACTTGG GGCGCATGTATCTCTTCTATGGCAACAAGACTTCAGTGCAGTTCCAGAACTTCTCTCCCACCGTGGTCCACCCTGGAGAC GGGCGGGCACAGCTGGCCGTGCAGACCAAGCGGGTGGCCTCGCAGGTGGACGGTGGGGCACAGgtacagcaggtgctcaacatCGAGTGTCTGCGGGACTTCCTGACGCCCCCCCTCCTGTCCGTGCGCTTCCG GTACGGGGGCGCCCCCCAATCCCTCACCCTGAAGCTCCCGGTGACCATCAACAAGTTCTTCCAGCCGACGGAGATGGCGGCCCAGGACTTCTTCCAGCGTTGGaagcagctgagcct